AAGGTATATTAAGCTGTTTGTTCATTTCTTTTATCAATCCCGTAAGAGCATCGATAAGCTCATCCTGCGTATTTCCTTTAAGTTCAAGAGCCCTTGCTATTTCGGCATATCTTTCACCGCATGCCTTCTTATTATAGTCGATTACATATGGAAGGTATATGGCGTTCGCACATCCATGAGGAATATGGAAAACTGCCCCTGTCTTATGAGCCATACTGTGCGTTATACCAAGAAGAGCATTTGAAAATGCCATTCCTGCAAGGCACTGTGCAATATGCATTTCGTTTCTTGCCTCTTTGTCACCATTATATGATTTAATAAGGTACTTATGGACCATAACTATTGCCTTGATTGCCAGAGGGTCAGTAAATGATGACCTAAGAGCCGCAACATATGCTTCAATCGCGTGTGTCAGAGCATCCATTCCGGTATGCGCGGTAAGCTTCTGAGGCATAGTCTGCGCAAGAGCCGGATCAACTATTGCTATATCAGGAGTCAGATTGAAATCGGCAAGAGGATATTTAATCTCTGTCTTGTAATCTGTGATAACTGAAAATGCCGTAACTTCAGTTCCGGTTCCGCTTGTCGATGGAATAGCCACAAATTTTGCTTTATGCCTTAACTCTGGAACTGTGAAAGGCTTTTTGACATCCTCAAATGTAATATCAGGATGTTCGTAGAAAATCCACATAGCTTTCGCAGCATCTATAGGCGAACCGCCTCCTATGGATACTATCCAGTCCGGTCCGAATTCCCTCATGACTTTTGCTCCGTTCATAACCGTTTCAACTGATGGATCCGGTTCAACGCCTTCTATATGTTTAACTTCCAAGCCGGCTTCCTTTAAATAC
This window of the Clostridiales bacterium genome carries:
- a CDS encoding iron-containing alcohol dehydrogenase — its product is MNRFTLPRDIYYGEGSLEALKALKGKKAIVVVGGGSMKRLGFLDKVDQYLKEAGLEVKHIEGVEPDPSVETVMNGAKVMREFGPDWIVSIGGGSPIDAAKAMWIFYEHPDITFEDVKKPFTVPELRHKAKFVAIPSTSGTGTEVTAFSVITDYKTEIKYPLADFNLTPDIAIVDPALAQTMPQKLTAHTGMDALTHAIEAYVAALRSSFTDPLAIKAIVMVHKYLIKSYNGDKEARNEMHIAQCLAGMAFSNALLGITHSMAHKTGAVFHIPHGCANAIYLPYVIDYNKKACGERYAEIARALELKGNTQDELIDALTGLIKEMNKQLNIPSTLKEYGVSEKDFNEHLDKISTNAIGDACTGANPRPIDAATMKKLFICTFTGEKVNF